From Ignavibacteria bacterium:
GTCTGGAATCATATCAAAAAAATTATTCGAAGATCCCAACAAGCAAAACTGTACCGCAATTTATCGCATCAAATGGCGGAACGGATTACGGAGTTTTTATGATGCGAAATCTTACGAGTGATGGAAAAGGATACGCACGCGGAATAGAATTTACACTGCAGAAAAAATTATTGAACGATTTTTATGGGATTATCTCTTATGGACATTCAAAAGTAAAATTTACACCGATAGACGGAGTTGAGCGTCCCGGAAGTTTTGATTTTAGAAATGTCTTTACTCTTGTTTTCGGATATATTCCAAACGATAGATATGAATTCAGCTTTAAGTGGCGGTACGCGGGCGGGCGCCCATACACCCCTTTCGACGAAAATCTTTCAAAACTTTTTAAAAGAGAAGTCCTCGATTTCGAGCAAATGAATGCACTCCGATATAAGGATTATCATCGGCTTGATATTCGATTCGACCGACGATGGCACTTTGAAAAATGGAATATTGTTACCTACTTCGAATTGCAGAATGCATATTTCAAAAAAAATATTTATGAGTATCAATGGGATTCGGTTGAAAATAAAGAAATCGAAGTTTACCAATGGAGATTTTTTCCGATTGGAGGATTGACCATCGAATTTTAATCTGCATTTTGAATTTCGTTAGATGACTTCTCTGTAATTCATTTTCTAAAATATGAGTAAAACAAAATCTATGGTTACTTTCTTTTTAATTTTTTTCTTCGTCTTTGGCTCTATAAACTTCTATATTTTTTTGAGAGGATGGCAGTCGCTTGCATACCTTCCTTCTATTAAGCCCTATTACTTAGTTCTGTTTCTTTTTATTTTTCTCTCATATTTAATTGCGAAGTTCTTCGTCTCTTCTCTTCCTCCGTTTCTTTATGATATTTTGATGTGGATAGGTTCGTTCTGGTTTGTTTACATGTTCTACTTTGTCCTTGTAATATTATTCGTTGATATTCTTCGGCTGGTAGATTCTTTTACCGACTTTTTTCCAGAATTCATCCATAATAATTATAACACAGCAAAGTTGATCACCGCTATCACTATGGTTGTTTTAGTTTCAATTCCTATTTTTATTGGGCATCTTAACACTAAAAACGTCAAAGTCAGAGAATTAATTTTATCGATTTCTAAAAGGGAAAGTTCATTGACGGAATTGAATATTGTTTTTCTAGCCGATCTTCATCTATCAATTATTAACGATGAAAGTTTTTTAGATAAAGTTGTCGATAAAGTAAATGAACTGAAACCAGATATTATCTTATTCGGCGGTGATATTGTAGACGACAAAGCTTGGATTTTGGATAGAAAAAACATTGGGCCGTCATTGAGGAAACTAAAATCTAAATTTGGAATCTACACTTGCACTGGTAATCACGAATACATTAACGGAGTTCAAAGCTCAGTAAATTGGATTAAACGTTTTGGAATTGATGTGATTCAGGACGATGTAATTGAAGTTGCCCAAAATATTTATCTCATTGGAAGGGAAGATAGAAGCATAAATCAATTCACCGGTGAAAAAAGAAAAAGCTTAAAGGAAATTTTAAGTCGAACACAAAAGCAGCTTCCGTTAATTCTACTCGACCACCAGCCGTTGAATCTTGAAGAGGCACAACAAAACGGAATCGATCTTCAGCTTTCCGGGCATACACATCACGGTCAGATATTTCCGGCAAATTTTATTACTAAATTGGTTTATGAATTAAGCTGGGGATATTTGAAAAAAGGAAATACTCATTATTACGTTACATCAGGCGTCGGAACTTGGGGACCGCCAGTGAGAAGTGGAAGTCCAACTGAAATAGTTCTGTTAAGAATTAAATTGGATTATTAAATTTTCTATAATTAGAGCGATTGGTATTGATATTTATTTATTTTTTTTAAAATATAAAAAAAAGAATACAGAATTTGCAACCGGGATGCAATCCACCTGATATATCTTGTGAAATAGGCAGCACGGTTTGCGATTAATTAATTATAAAGATTTATGATTTAGGAGTTTAGATATGAAACTATATATTTATTTTCTTATAATGCTCCAAGTTTTTTGTGGTCGATTAGTTGCTCAAAGTAATTTTGTAGTTTTCGATAAAACAAATTCTCCGTTTCCATCAAATAGTCCGGGTTGCATAGTTCAAGATAAAGATGGCTCTTATTGGATAACATTTACTAGTGGTTGGTTTGAGGGAAGTTATTTGGGAGGCGGTTTAGCCCGATTCGACGGAGTAAACTGGCAAATCTATACGAAAGAAAATTCACCTTTACCGACTGACCGAATTATCGCAATTGCTATTGATAGTCTTGGTAGAAAATGGATTACAACTATTAATGGACTTGTAAAATTTGACGGTGTGAACTGGACGATCTATAATACTCAAAATTCACCTTTAATGGAGAACAGCATTTGGAATGTTAGTGTCGAACGTGATACTATAATTTGGGTCTGTTCTTGGACT
This genomic window contains:
- a CDS encoding metallophosphoesterase, producing the protein MSKTKSMVTFFLIFFFVFGSINFYIFLRGWQSLAYLPSIKPYYLVLFLFIFLSYLIAKFFVSSLPPFLYDILMWIGSFWFVYMFYFVLVILFVDILRLVDSFTDFFPEFIHNNYNTAKLITAITMVVLVSIPIFIGHLNTKNVKVRELILSISKRESSLTELNIVFLADLHLSIINDESFLDKVVDKVNELKPDIILFGGDIVDDKAWILDRKNIGPSLRKLKSKFGIYTCTGNHEYINGVQSSVNWIKRFGIDVIQDDVIEVAQNIYLIGREDRSINQFTGEKRKSLKEILSRTQKQLPLILLDHQPLNLEEAQQNGIDLQLSGHTHHGQIFPANFITKLVYELSWGYLKKGNTHYYVTSGVGTWGPPVRSGSPTEIVLLRIKLDY